A window of the Lentisphaera araneosa HTCC2155 genome harbors these coding sequences:
- a CDS encoding ATP-binding protein — protein sequence MYPCGFFGSHSHECRCTSTQIQRYRNKISGPLLDRIDLHLEVNPLSQQELMNKANGESSEPIRERVEKARVLQYQRFGESRTNASLNAKELQEICELDSGSRSLLEQAISSLDLSARAYDRILRVSRTIADLEASTAIQAQHIAEAIQYRTLDRKLW from the coding sequence ATTTATCCCTGTGGCTTTTTTGGAAGTCATAGCCACGAGTGCCGGTGCACTTCCACGCAGATACAAAGGTACCGAAATAAGATCTCTGGACCGCTCTTGGATCGCATTGATTTGCATTTGGAAGTGAACCCCTTGAGTCAGCAAGAACTGATGAATAAAGCCAACGGCGAGAGCTCAGAACCTATCCGCGAACGCGTTGAAAAGGCGAGGGTGTTGCAATACCAACGCTTTGGTGAGAGCCGCACCAATGCTAGCCTCAATGCCAAAGAACTGCAAGAAATCTGTGAACTGGATTCAGGAAGCCGAAGCTTGCTTGAACAAGCGATCTCCAGTCTCGACCTCTCAGCTCGAGCCTACGACCGCATTTTGCGAGTCTCGCGAACTATAGCCGATTTGGAAGCTAGCACTGCGATTCAAGCCCAACATATTGCCGAAGCCATTCAGTACCGCACTCTCGACCGCAAGCTGTGGTGA
- a CDS encoding RNA polymerase sigma factor, whose product MDNWNTRESLLLRASNPDDHEAFEEFVYYYKNFISMVFVKMGVNDSHVDDLKQDLLVKLWRDISKFDSTRENSNFRGWLSVVIRHEVYRFFRKTKKTQTDELPDNHLNLSEESEVDKMIEDEWKAYVTSLAVEKVKSYFDGNALKVFYLTLEGKNAAAIAEELDMSENSVYVLRSRVKARFQSEIRQLRMFLENHQ is encoded by the coding sequence ATGGATAATTGGAACACGAGAGAATCTTTGCTCTTACGAGCATCAAATCCCGACGATCATGAAGCATTTGAAGAATTTGTTTATTACTACAAGAATTTCATCAGCATGGTTTTTGTTAAAATGGGAGTGAATGATAGCCATGTTGACGACCTCAAGCAAGATCTATTAGTTAAGCTTTGGAGAGATATCAGCAAGTTTGATTCGACTCGAGAAAACTCGAATTTTCGAGGCTGGCTCAGCGTCGTTATTCGACATGAGGTTTATCGATTTTTTAGAAAGACTAAGAAAACTCAGACGGATGAACTGCCAGATAATCACCTCAATCTCTCAGAAGAGAGTGAAGTCGATAAGATGATTGAAGATGAGTGGAAGGCCTATGTTACTTCTTTGGCAGTAGAAAAAGTAAAGTCTTATTTTGATGGTAATGCGCTCAAGGTTTTTTATTTAACCTTAGAAGGCAAGAATGCTGCTGCCATTGCCGAAGAACTCGATATGTCAGAGAACTCAGTCTACGTTTTGCGATCACGAGTTAAAGCCCGTTTCCAAAGTGAAATCCGTCAACTAAGAATGTTTTTGGAAAATCACCAATGA
- a CDS encoding sigma-70 family RNA polymerase sigma factor, translating into MDIDQTEEFIELMTSFQGRLYAFILSLTGDPNGANDILQETNIILWKKSGEFEMGSNFKAWSFRIANFQVMAHRQRKMRDRLVFDDDMIEEIIAESTEADELYNIKQGKIDSCMSQLPDRQRDLIKMRYTIGKSVNQMAEDLKSTANSIAQALFRARNNLTQCVKTLKGQPYE; encoded by the coding sequence ATGGATATTGATCAAACAGAAGAATTCATCGAATTGATGACATCCTTTCAGGGTAGACTATACGCTTTTATTTTAAGTCTTACTGGCGATCCAAACGGCGCCAATGACATACTTCAAGAAACCAATATAATTCTTTGGAAAAAATCTGGCGAATTCGAAATGGGCAGTAACTTCAAGGCCTGGTCTTTTCGGATTGCCAATTTCCAAGTTATGGCTCATCGTCAGAGAAAAATGCGTGATCGCCTCGTTTTTGATGACGATATGATTGAGGAAATCATCGCCGAGTCAACAGAAGCTGATGAACTCTATAACATCAAACAGGGGAAAATTGATAGCTGCATGAGCCAACTACCTGATCGTCAACGCGACCTCATAAAAATGCGTTATACCATTGGCAAAAGCGTTAACCAAATGGCCGAAGATCTTAAAAGCACAGCAAACTCCATTGCTCAAGCACTTTTTCGAGCTAGAAACAATTTAACTCAATGTGTGAAAACTTTGAAAGGTCAGCCGTATGAATAA
- a CDS encoding type II secretion system protein, translated as MIMRLDMPLKSFNKKKFTLIEVLVVVAIIGILASLLLPSLSSTRQKSREAVCKNNLKQLTTTQMLFADDNEGAMWATNYGNEWMISNRYYDGTNNLYFHESQEQVLEPYIGKEINNHTGGMAIYRCPASDYDTSSSIWTTNKGRSYSGFMDKNGDNTPKPGNELNIRNYGNPQLIFTGSNRRPLLWDFVNTSGSNIKIGSSKVHGNTGKLNLAVTDGSVVTLNLPYAMWSGRRMNNNWHPFFESAIGATAAP; from the coding sequence ATGATAATGAGGTTAGATATGCCACTTAAGAGTTTTAATAAAAAGAAATTCACTTTAATAGAAGTCCTCGTCGTCGTAGCTATCATTGGTATATTAGCCTCCTTGCTATTACCCAGCCTCAGCAGTACTAGGCAGAAGTCACGTGAAGCAGTTTGCAAAAATAACCTCAAGCAATTGACGACCACTCAAATGTTGTTTGCAGATGATAATGAAGGAGCTATGTGGGCTACAAATTATGGTAATGAGTGGATGATCTCCAATCGTTACTATGATGGAACAAATAATTTATATTTTCACGAGTCGCAAGAGCAAGTCCTCGAACCTTATATCGGCAAAGAAATAAACAATCACACAGGTGGCATGGCTATATACAGATGCCCAGCAAGTGATTACGATACTAGCAGCTCTATATGGACAACTAATAAAGGGAGAAGCTACTCTGGTTTTATGGATAAAAATGGTGATAATACGCCCAAGCCAGGGAATGAACTCAATATAAGAAATTACGGCAATCCTCAGCTCATTTTTACTGGATCGAACAGAAGACCCTTGCTCTGGGACTTCGTAAACACTAGCGGTAGTAATATTAAAATTGGGAGTTCGAAAGTACATGGGAACACCGGTAAACTCAATTTAGCCGTAACTGACGGATCAGTAGTGACTCTAAATCTTCCTTACGCAATGTGGAGTGGACGTCGTATGAATAACAATTGGCACCCCTTTTTTGAAAGTGCTATTGGAGCTACTGCTGCTCCTTAA
- a CDS encoding type II secretion system protein — translation MSQNTKKFSLIEVMVVLAIIAILISFLIPSLGRARRQARQVHCANNLKQLFSYQMAFADDNDRKVYAHNLRSRWMIETQYRPEKANDTDFVEVNFYPNGEQMMEPYLGKEDGSDSSTFKDIYRCPDTQYDPDSYTAGVSAGRTYNGFMDYFYTKPSKVDKVSIRNYGGPLIFEHSTRKPFMSDYITWFSALGTSKIHNNNDKLNLLVTDGSVIKYSLPTGVWDDKRMNATWVPYFESALGVSAY, via the coding sequence ATGAGCCAGAACACAAAAAAATTCTCACTAATAGAAGTAATGGTCGTCTTAGCTATTATCGCCATTCTTATAAGTTTCCTAATACCAAGTCTAGGAAGGGCACGAAGGCAAGCAAGACAAGTGCATTGTGCTAACAATCTCAAACAATTATTTTCTTATCAAATGGCTTTTGCTGATGATAATGACAGAAAAGTATATGCCCATAATTTGCGTTCTCGATGGATGATAGAGACACAATACCGACCTGAAAAAGCGAATGATACAGATTTTGTAGAAGTTAACTTTTATCCTAATGGGGAACAAATGATGGAACCCTATTTAGGCAAAGAGGATGGAAGTGACTCCTCTACATTTAAAGACATTTATCGATGCCCCGATACCCAATATGATCCAGATTCTTATACTGCAGGCGTTAGTGCTGGCCGCACTTACAATGGCTTCATGGATTATTTTTATACCAAGCCTTCAAAAGTAGATAAAGTGTCCATAAGAAATTATGGTGGTCCACTTATTTTTGAACATTCGACGAGAAAACCCTTTATGTCTGATTATATCACTTGGTTTTCTGCTTTAGGCACTTCTAAAATACACAATAATAATGATAAACTCAACTTATTAGTAACAGATGGTAGTGTGATTAAATATAGTCTCCCTACGGGTGTATGGGACGATAAACGAATGAATGCTACATGGGTTCCCTATTTTGAGTCTGCCTTGGGAGTAAGTGCTTACTAA
- a CDS encoding LamG-like jellyroll fold domain-containing protein: MNKEELQKLINQLLEQSISDEDFTLLKKELKSSKESRLHYLDLCQSHSILAEKYNALIFERPPAKTVQRKVQEESHDSMNEDELQKLINQLLEQSISDEDFNILKKELKNSKASRQHYLELCQTHSVLSEKYNALIFERPAVHNKRNEKQEENHKVRIISFATMITSLAALFIAVFIIGNKQQSLSVQPELVSETPFRGEVIAKVNKAIATEFEYGGLDGQTIKPGSWLPTGSYNLKRGILEISYNNGVAAIIEAPTRFTVESDMLINCQSGRLSANVPESGKGFTVETPCASIIDLGTEFSVIVEEDEYIEAHVYKGQVRVEWTNQGDVSDKLLDAGNALRIIYQQSDNSKFVETIAAGIDLKRNFFIRNLNEPESEYSKNILALNPVLYFPMDVTEDGNIFKDWSNYKNDGTANIRKNQSTILARGKSGNALRLAGVNHKSFIHVSNYPKARFNEISVTAWVNAHSRPQWATILKNWDAFNYGQFHFGLNQLGHLDVEIQDLDGERHHITEDIPIPTGSWHHVAFVHDGTHVTLYRNGKKLTKTRINGLRVNPNINGLGIGTKLSEVDGQADKGNPGHWNGRLDEIAIFNHALTIDQVKSLNRSGRLLSKIQQEQDSQP; this comes from the coding sequence ATGAATAAGGAGGAATTGCAAAAGCTTATCAATCAGCTGCTCGAACAATCAATTTCAGATGAAGATTTCACCCTTCTTAAGAAAGAATTAAAGAGCTCGAAAGAATCACGCCTACACTACCTAGATCTGTGCCAATCTCACAGCATCCTCGCTGAAAAGTATAATGCTTTAATCTTTGAACGACCTCCCGCTAAAACTGTTCAAAGGAAAGTGCAGGAAGAAAGTCATGACTCTATGAATGAGGATGAATTGCAAAAGCTTATCAACCAACTTCTCGAGCAATCCATTTCTGATGAAGATTTCAATATACTCAAGAAAGAATTAAAGAATTCGAAGGCATCTCGACAGCACTACCTCGAGCTCTGCCAAACACATAGCGTCCTCTCTGAAAAGTATAATGCTTTGATATTTGAACGCCCTGCAGTTCATAATAAACGAAACGAAAAGCAAGAAGAGAATCATAAAGTCCGTATCATTTCTTTTGCCACTATGATCACTTCTTTAGCTGCCCTCTTTATTGCTGTCTTTATTATTGGCAACAAACAACAGTCCCTAAGTGTTCAGCCTGAACTTGTCAGTGAAACTCCTTTTAGAGGAGAAGTCATTGCCAAGGTTAACAAAGCCATTGCTACCGAATTTGAATATGGTGGCCTCGATGGCCAAACCATTAAACCCGGATCTTGGTTACCTACTGGCTCATATAATTTAAAAAGAGGTATATTAGAAATTTCCTACAACAATGGTGTGGCTGCTATAATTGAAGCCCCTACTCGTTTCACTGTTGAATCCGACATGCTTATTAATTGCCAATCTGGGCGACTTTCCGCGAATGTTCCTGAAAGTGGTAAAGGCTTCACTGTAGAAACTCCGTGCGCTTCAATCATTGATCTCGGAACTGAATTTTCTGTCATTGTAGAGGAAGATGAATATATTGAAGCTCATGTTTACAAAGGACAAGTACGTGTAGAATGGACTAATCAAGGCGATGTCTCAGACAAATTACTTGATGCTGGGAATGCCCTTCGAATTATTTATCAACAAAGTGATAACAGTAAATTTGTTGAAACCATTGCAGCTGGTATTGACCTCAAGCGAAATTTCTTTATTAGAAACCTCAATGAACCTGAATCTGAATACAGTAAAAATATCCTTGCACTTAACCCTGTTCTTTACTTCCCTATGGATGTAACCGAAGATGGCAACATTTTTAAAGACTGGTCAAATTATAAGAATGATGGCACGGCAAACATCCGTAAAAATCAATCAACCATTTTAGCTCGTGGCAAAAGTGGTAACGCACTAAGATTGGCCGGTGTTAACCATAAATCATTTATTCACGTCAGCAATTATCCAAAAGCTAGATTTAACGAAATTTCCGTTACCGCATGGGTCAATGCTCATAGCCGCCCACAGTGGGCCACCATTCTTAAAAATTGGGATGCATTTAATTACGGTCAATTTCACTTTGGTTTAAACCAATTAGGACATCTGGACGTGGAAATTCAGGACCTTGATGGAGAACGTCATCACATCACTGAAGACATACCCATACCGACAGGTTCATGGCATCATGTTGCTTTTGTCCACGATGGGACTCATGTCACCCTCTATCGAAACGGCAAAAAATTAACTAAAACACGTATCAACGGCTTGAGAGTCAACCCAAACATAAATGGGCTTGGTATTGGTACAAAATTATCTGAAGTGGATGGTCAGGCAGACAAAGGAAATCCGGGCCACTGGAACGGACGCTTAGATGAAATAGCCATTTTTAACCATGCGCTCACTATAGATCAGGTAAAATCACTCAATAGATCAGGAAGGTTACTTAGTAAAATCCAACAAGAACAGGATAGCCAACCATAA
- a CDS encoding type II secretion system protein: MKKSYIKKLHFSLIELLVVIAIIGILASFLMPMLSKSRGEARKAVCVSQQKQISIANFMYLDDNDNQFLPRTMGYNGNNYYRGGGHRGGVLSKVSGKSYKSIYDYNYVQNMDLWFCPSQKREGWHTSLWWESSFPMNRYLRDGETLTGLAKPSEVIFTMDAHSRADIYFNTNLIAPRHVGDKANGLFADGHVKAMNYTYIFSNPQMIGFDQNTSGHPWNNANNWGIDKFRFDGLTQ, encoded by the coding sequence ATGAAAAAATCTTACATAAAGAAACTGCACTTTAGCCTCATAGAATTATTGGTAGTCATTGCGATTATTGGCATCCTCGCTTCCTTTCTCATGCCTATGCTTTCTAAATCAAGAGGCGAAGCAAGAAAAGCGGTTTGTGTCAGTCAGCAAAAACAAATCAGCATAGCTAACTTCATGTATCTAGATGATAATGATAACCAATTCTTGCCAAGGACCATGGGATATAACGGCAATAACTATTATCGTGGGGGAGGTCACCGTGGGGGGGTTCTTTCAAAAGTTTCTGGCAAATCCTATAAATCGATTTATGATTACAATTATGTCCAAAACATGGACCTATGGTTCTGCCCGTCTCAAAAAAGAGAGGGCTGGCATACAAGTTTATGGTGGGAGTCCAGTTTTCCCATGAATCGCTATCTTAGGGATGGTGAGACGCTCACTGGCTTGGCAAAGCCCTCCGAAGTCATTTTTACCATGGATGCCCACAGCCGTGCTGACATCTATTTCAACACCAATCTTATCGCCCCCCGACATGTGGGCGACAAAGCTAATGGGCTATTTGCCGACGGGCATGTCAAAGCAATGAATTATACGTATATATTCAGCAATCCTCAAATGATCGGCTTTGACCAAAATACCAGTGGTCATCCCTGGAATAATGCTAATAATTGGGGTATTGACAAGTTCCGATTCGACGGCCTTACACAATAG
- a CDS encoding sulfatase family protein, giving the protein MKVILFFYVLIISIICHAQKPNVIFIVTDDQLYKTLACYGGNALTPNIDSLADNGIRFTNANTASTVCSPARYAILTGRHPAHCNDKHFLKRMPKNKAMRIENFVSLENDKLNIAGELQKHGYKTGFVGKSHISEHFSAGGTKLWEKHGLKVYGQKDDPKDPEVNAKMRHNHEVLCKMMMKHGFDYVDAYYLANTRELWNDALNVHNVEWTAKAAADFIDQNKDQPFFLYYSTTAHHGPDPDIIQGKKFPYSLDADIRMTSAGFFPEAFDNMEGRQETKKRVLKAGYPLRTAAYTWLDNSIAVILNKLREHKIEENTIIVYMSDHGFEKYQKATVFEGGLKIPMIIQWKNKITKKSISPQMIQTLDLAPTIFEACGITPSKELKLEGKSLMPIFNGNTEEIHDFIYGEIGYARTVKTQKWKYIAVRYPEQVHKQIAKGGQFQSYRGDILDVPYLVKNNHLGYYSSAQNKNYFLKDQLYRIDRDPEESNNLFQKNPEVAEEMKKKLSKQLKEFERPFGELN; this is encoded by the coding sequence ATGAAAGTTATATTATTTTTTTACGTACTTATCATTTCCATTATTTGTCACGCACAAAAGCCAAACGTCATTTTTATTGTTACAGATGATCAGCTTTATAAGACTCTCGCCTGCTATGGTGGCAATGCTCTTACTCCCAATATCGACAGCCTCGCGGACAATGGTATTCGATTTACTAATGCCAATACGGCAAGCACCGTTTGTTCACCGGCTCGATACGCTATTTTAACTGGCCGCCACCCGGCGCATTGCAATGATAAACACTTCCTCAAACGCATGCCTAAAAACAAAGCTATGCGTATAGAGAATTTTGTCTCTCTGGAAAACGATAAACTCAATATTGCCGGAGAACTGCAAAAACACGGTTATAAAACCGGCTTTGTCGGCAAGTCGCACATCTCAGAACATTTCAGTGCGGGCGGAACTAAACTTTGGGAAAAGCATGGCCTAAAAGTATATGGTCAAAAAGATGATCCTAAAGACCCTGAGGTTAACGCCAAAATGCGCCACAATCACGAGGTCTTATGCAAAATGATGATGAAGCACGGTTTTGATTATGTCGATGCTTATTACCTCGCCAATACTCGTGAGTTATGGAATGATGCCCTAAATGTCCACAATGTCGAATGGACGGCAAAGGCCGCGGCAGACTTTATTGATCAAAACAAAGACCAGCCCTTCTTCCTCTATTATTCCACAACAGCTCATCACGGCCCCGACCCGGATATCATTCAGGGTAAAAAGTTCCCTTATTCACTGGATGCTGACATACGCATGACCAGTGCAGGGTTTTTCCCTGAGGCTTTTGATAATATGGAAGGCAGACAAGAAACGAAAAAAAGAGTTCTAAAAGCCGGCTACCCGCTCAGAACTGCGGCCTATACTTGGCTAGATAATAGTATTGCTGTCATCCTCAATAAACTCCGTGAACATAAAATCGAGGAGAACACCATCATCGTTTACATGAGTGATCACGGCTTCGAAAAGTACCAAAAAGCAACAGTGTTTGAAGGGGGCTTAAAAATCCCCATGATCATTCAGTGGAAAAATAAAATCACCAAAAAAAGTATTAGCCCACAAATGATTCAAACTCTAGACTTGGCTCCCACCATTTTTGAAGCCTGTGGAATTACGCCCAGCAAGGAACTCAAACTTGAAGGAAAAAGCCTCATGCCAATTTTTAATGGCAATACAGAAGAAATCCACGACTTTATCTATGGTGAAATTGGCTATGCGCGAACCGTCAAAACACAGAAGTGGAAATACATTGCCGTTCGCTACCCCGAACAAGTTCATAAACAAATTGCTAAAGGCGGCCAATTCCAATCCTACCGTGGCGATATTTTAGATGTGCCCTATCTCGTGAAGAATAATCACCTCGGCTATTACTCTTCGGCTCAAAACAAAAATTACTTTCTCAAAGATCAACTTTATCGTATCGATAGAGATCCAGAAGAATCTAATAATCTTTTTCAAAAAAATCCCGAAGTTGCAGAAGAGATGAAAAAAAAGCTCTCCAAACAACTGAAAGAATTTGAGCGCCCTTTTGGTGAATTAAATTAA
- a CDS encoding serine/threonine-protein kinase produces the protein MNKKSDQFIAIPKNLDYRATDFYDMEEDERDVQSTQLYKELSDISKRYTEVKEIASGGMKIISRAYDQKTSRYVAMATIKESLGSESYGPFLAEARLTAALHHPNIIKVHDIDYQGDGSPYFTMDLKLGDSLHEILNKLQQGDEAYSKTYTRESLLNIFIKICDAVSYSHSQSVLHLDIKPENVQVGDHGEVLLCDWGLARQLGDKTNDTLELLSMDFLRGETLVGKVRGTPGFIAPELLEDKSKRGYRSDIYALGAVLYSILTLKAPIDAADVIEILRKTKEGMLVPPIERSPDRSIAQSLNAVVMKAMALDKYERYQTVAELTEDVRKYLFGFATSAENAGFIKEFSLFYKRNRNASRIAGLAVLVIVVFTNAFIVKLEKARQQEHSLRLVAEQEKKKAEENFQKYKEEKDLADLTLSTDPSIVLAKLKEYYHRNFLSSPKETLDEIMRSLERIKQSNDSAIILYEFKGDVHFVRQEFDLALNELKKGRGAESNMNLFSSLKSIEDYKSGQEPAPLSVIRKLIKSLRGNFLQQQVRMMLYDREVRANDLEHLELVKMVFKEINRTSEIEQFEFDFETKTLTISGDFVRCSVYISQFDRQVSLISTLKPEHLILKKSKRFNMASLDALKLKSLDLTEMPLKKDNRMLTNSVTEKLIISQKMTDPELLKILQKENNLEIRP, from the coding sequence ATGAACAAAAAATCGGATCAGTTTATCGCGATTCCGAAAAACCTGGATTATCGGGCAACTGATTTTTACGATATGGAAGAAGATGAGCGCGATGTTCAGAGTACTCAACTCTACAAAGAGCTTTCTGATATTTCGAAACGCTATACCGAAGTCAAAGAGATTGCCTCTGGGGGGATGAAAATCATTTCTCGTGCTTATGATCAAAAGACAAGCCGCTATGTGGCGATGGCAACTATTAAAGAGAGTTTGGGCTCGGAATCCTATGGTCCCTTTTTAGCGGAGGCACGCCTTACTGCGGCTTTACACCATCCCAATATTATTAAAGTGCATGACATTGATTACCAAGGCGATGGTTCTCCTTATTTTACCATGGATCTCAAATTGGGTGATTCACTCCATGAAATTCTCAATAAGCTACAGCAAGGAGATGAAGCGTACTCAAAAACTTACACGAGAGAATCACTGCTAAATATTTTTATTAAAATTTGTGATGCCGTTTCCTATAGTCATTCGCAAAGTGTCTTGCATTTGGATATAAAGCCAGAGAATGTTCAGGTGGGCGATCATGGTGAGGTTTTGCTTTGTGATTGGGGTTTAGCTCGTCAATTAGGTGATAAAACAAATGATACCCTAGAGCTTTTGAGTATGGATTTTCTCAGGGGAGAAACCCTTGTTGGAAAAGTACGCGGTACACCTGGTTTCATTGCTCCAGAGCTTTTAGAAGACAAATCTAAAAGGGGCTACCGATCAGATATTTATGCTCTCGGCGCAGTACTCTATAGTATTCTCACCTTAAAAGCACCCATTGATGCTGCAGATGTAATTGAAATTTTGCGTAAAACAAAAGAGGGTATGCTCGTGCCTCCTATTGAACGTAGCCCCGACAGATCGATCGCTCAGAGTTTGAATGCAGTTGTGATGAAAGCCATGGCATTAGATAAATATGAGCGCTATCAAACGGTGGCAGAACTCACTGAAGACGTGAGGAAGTATTTATTTGGCTTTGCGACCAGCGCAGAAAATGCGGGTTTTATAAAAGAGTTTTCTTTGTTTTATAAAAGGAACCGTAATGCGAGTCGCATTGCGGGGCTAGCTGTCTTAGTGATCGTTGTTTTTACCAATGCATTTATCGTTAAACTAGAAAAAGCACGGCAGCAAGAGCATAGCCTTCGCTTAGTTGCTGAACAAGAAAAGAAAAAAGCCGAGGAGAATTTTCAAAAATATAAAGAAGAAAAAGACTTAGCTGACCTTACCTTGTCGACCGATCCATCTATTGTATTAGCGAAACTCAAAGAGTATTACCATAGAAATTTTTTAAGTTCTCCCAAAGAGACTTTAGACGAAATTATGCGTTCTCTCGAACGTATTAAGCAATCAAATGATTCAGCCATTATACTTTACGAGTTCAAGGGCGATGTGCACTTCGTAAGGCAGGAGTTTGATTTAGCCTTGAACGAGTTGAAAAAAGGTCGTGGTGCAGAAAGTAATATGAACCTTTTTAGTTCCCTAAAATCTATAGAGGACTACAAAAGTGGGCAAGAGCCAGCCCCCCTTTCAGTCATTAGAAAGCTCATAAAAAGTCTACGAGGAAACTTCCTTCAACAACAGGTCCGCATGATGCTGTACGATCGTGAAGTCAGAGCAAATGACCTAGAACATCTAGAGTTAGTTAAAATGGTCTTTAAAGAAATAAATCGTACGAGTGAAATAGAGCAATTTGAATTTGATTTCGAAACGAAGACCTTAACCATCTCCGGTGACTTCGTTCGTTGCAGTGTGTATATCAGTCAATTCGATCGCCAAGTGTCTTTAATATCGACCTTAAAACCAGAACATTTAATTCTTAAAAAATCAAAACGTTTTAATATGGCGAGTTTAGATGCTTTGAAACTAAAAAGCCTTGATCTTACTGAAATGCCATTAAAAAAAGATAATAGGATGCTGACTAATAGTGTTACAGAAAAGCTTATTATTAGTCAAAAAATGACTGATCCCGAACTCTTAAAAATCCTACAAAAAGAAAATAATCTTGAAATAAGACCTTAA